In the bacterium genome, one interval contains:
- the gspE gene encoding type II secretion system ATPase GspE, which produces MEYKSLGQILLENTPLTPQQLDEALVVQRDKGMKLGEALVHLRFLRTEDILKALSIQVGMPYTNEITAEQIPSDLVSTIPINFAKKNEIIPIKKEDGQIVVAMADPMNHWALDDLNLIFDAPVRPMIASSQQIMEAINGLYNRTNENNSPIMNDLDEENLDMMAQELEEVQDLLESDDEAPIIRLVNQLLFKAVKQNASDIHLEPFEKELVVRFRIDGVLYDVMHPPKKAQNSILSRVKIMANLNIAEKRLPQDGRIRIKLAGKDIDIRVSTLPTSFGESVVMRLLDRSKVLLSLDSIGLEGKNLEDIRTLIHKSHGIVLVTGPTGSGKTTTLYAALSEINSPDVKIITVEDPVEYQLPGINQTQVNAKIDMTFAMGLRAILRQDPDIVMIGEIRDKETAEIAIQASLTGHLVLSTLHTNDSASSITRLIDMGVEPFLVASSVIGIVAQRLLRTLCKQCKEMHDLTDFELTQLGLTRDMVKSQVYKTGGCSFCFDTGYAGRTGIHEIMMVDDELRGLINRSADAISIKKMAMKKSMITLRERATQLVLMGQTTVEEVLAITQEDTQRE; this is translated from the coding sequence TGACAAGGGGATGAAATTGGGAGAGGCGTTGGTGCATCTTCGGTTTTTAAGAACAGAGGATATTTTAAAGGCACTCTCTATTCAGGTGGGAATGCCTTATACTAACGAAATTACAGCTGAGCAAATCCCATCCGATTTAGTAAGTACCATTCCTATTAATTTTGCCAAAAAAAATGAAATTATTCCTATAAAAAAGGAAGACGGACAAATTGTGGTAGCCATGGCCGATCCTATGAATCATTGGGCTTTAGACGATCTCAATTTAATTTTTGATGCGCCGGTGCGTCCTATGATTGCAAGTAGTCAGCAAATTATGGAAGCCATCAACGGTTTGTATAATCGCACCAACGAAAACAATAGCCCTATCATGAACGATTTGGACGAAGAGAATTTGGACATGATGGCGCAAGAACTGGAAGAAGTGCAAGATTTACTCGAGTCCGACGATGAGGCCCCAATTATTCGTTTGGTGAATCAGCTTTTATTTAAAGCGGTAAAACAAAACGCATCTGATATTCATTTGGAACCGTTTGAAAAAGAACTGGTTGTTCGTTTTCGTATTGATGGTGTTCTTTACGATGTGATGCACCCACCTAAAAAAGCACAAAATAGTATTTTGTCGCGTGTTAAAATTATGGCCAATCTTAACATTGCCGAAAAGCGTTTGCCACAGGATGGCCGTATCCGTATTAAACTTGCGGGTAAAGATATTGATATCCGTGTGTCTACACTACCCACATCGTTTGGTGAAAGCGTGGTGATGCGTCTTTTAGATCGTAGCAAAGTTCTTTTATCGCTTGATTCTATTGGTTTAGAGGGAAAAAATTTGGAAGATATCCGCACGCTTATTCATAAAAGCCATGGTATTGTGCTGGTTACAGGTCCTACCGGTTCGGGTAAAACCACCACATTGTATGCGGCACTTTCCGAAATTAACTCTCCCGATGTTAAAATTATTACCGTAGAAGATCCTGTAGAATATCAGTTGCCGGGTATTAATCAAACGCAGGTAAATGCCAAAATTGACATGACCTTTGCGATGGGGCTACGCGCTATTTTGCGTCAGGATCCCGATATTGTGATGATAGGCGAAATTCGTGATAAGGAAACCGCCGAAATTGCCATTCAGGCTTCTTTAACGGGTCATTTGGTTTTGTCTACTCTTCATACTAACGATTCGGCTTCTTCAATTACTCGTCTTATCGACATGGGAGTAGAGCCTTTTTTGGTGGCCAGCTCCGTTATTGGTATTGTGGCTCAACGTCTGTTGCGTACTTTGTGTAAACAATGCAAAGAAATGCATGATTTAACCGATTTTGAATTAACGCAATTGGGGCTTACGCGCGATATGGTGAAATCGCAGGTTTATAAAACGGGGGGATGTTCCTTTTGTTTTGATACAGGTTATGCTGGGCGCACGGGTATTCATGAAATTATGATGGTGGATGATGAATTAAGAGGTCTTATCAATCGCTCGGCCGATGCCATTAGTATTAAAAAAATGGCTATGAAAAAAAGTATGATTACCCTTCGCGAACGAGCTACCCAGCTGGTGCTGATGGGGCAAACTACCGTAGAAGAGGTATTAGCTATAACGCAGGAA